Genomic DNA from Candidatus Bathyarchaeota archaeon:
GTTTAGGACGATCATTATTTCTTGAGCCCTTCCAACAGCAGGAACGGGTATTAAGACTTTTCCTCCCTTTTTCAATGTGCTGTTAATAATTTCGGAAAATTGTCTATCTACTTGATCTCTCCTTGGCATGATATCCCCTTCTCCGCCATATGTGCTCTCGATTATCAATGTCTCAACCCTTGGAAATGATGTTGATGCTGGTGATAATAATTTAGTAGCCCCAAACTTGAAATCCCCTGTATATACTACATTATGTAACCCTTCTCCGATATGCAAATGGACCATTGAAGATCCTAATATATGACCGGCGTTGTTTAACGTCAATTTAATCTCAGGAGCTACATCAGTCACAGACCCATGCTTCACTGGTACTATATGCATTACCTGATCGCGAACATGTTTTTGATCGTAGGGCGCATATTTTCCTTCCCTACTGGCCACATCAAGATAGTCTAGCTGTAATAATGTCATCAATACTGCAGTTGGTTCAGAGCAGTAAACAGGTCCATCGTATCCGTATTTGTATAATATTGGAGTTAATCCACAGTGATCTAGATGGGCGTGAGTGATTACCACTGCATCCAGTTTCTCTAGATTGAATTCTTCGTTGTCTAACCCAGGAAAAGCTCGTGAGGGTTCTTGAGATCCAGGATTTATACCACAATCTAGAAGAATGTTGCTTTCGTTTGTTTTTATTAATAAGCATGATCTGCCAACTTCATGAAATGACCCTAAGGTCGTAAGGCGTACATTACTTGTTCTATGAACTGTAGGTCTAAAGATTCGTTCACCAACATCCCTGAGAATCCTGCTCCTTTCTTCATTTTCAGAATAGATAATATGTCTCATACTTGCTGTAATTTTTGATGGAGGAATTTGAGCTCTTAGTATCAGTGGACGCCAACGTGTCTCTCTTATTATTTCCTGAAGTACAGTACCCTCTTTCCCTATAGCAATCCCTGGCTTCTTTGTTTCGATAATAGTTTCGCCTACTGTGGGGTCAAAGTATATTGAGGTAATTTCAGCTTCTTTTGGTAGAAGCTTACGAATTGTTACCTCCGCTTCTTTCTCAGGTAGCCTTATTGAGGGGTCTGAACGAATTACAATTCTCTTATGAAGTAAATTCACTATATCAGTGACTATATAACTTTGCTCCAGCAAGAGGGTAACATTTTTAACATATATAGCGACTCGGGGTCCCTCGTATTCAATACGTGTTATTTCAGCTTCCTTAGGCATATTTTCAATTATGCATGTTCTTATCTTAGTATGAGAACTATTAATAATAGACTTGGCCAATGTTGCTTTTTTCCTAAAACTGAATTAGCGAAAATTATTGTATTCTTAGAAATCTTAATCTCCGGATTGTAAGGCTTTCTTTTCATCTTCATTAAGTTCTCTATAACCTTCCTTGGTTACAGTAACAATATCAAAACTGTCTCCAGTTGCAGCATCTCTCTTAATTGCTGAATTTATTGCTTTTACTATAATAGGTAAAGTCTCTTTGACTTCCATCTTTTCCTTTAATTGAGATTCCAGAACACCGTAAGCTATAGGTGATCCAGATCCTGTTGAAACAAATTTTTCTTCAGTTACGCTTCCTAGAGGATCGAGAGTAAAAATTCTTGAGCCGGATTCATCTACTCCAGCCACTATAGCTTGTAAAATAAAAGGTGCAAGCCTGGAGGAGAATAATATATTACCGAGTAGACGAGCAGCAGAGGGCACAGGCATTGGTTCATCATTTTCGTATCTATAAAGTTGTGCATTAGCTTTTAATATATCAACCATAGCTTGTGCGTCCGCAACACCACCAGCTATAGTCATTGCCAAATGTTTATCGATCGAAAAAACCTTTTTAGCTCTTTTATGGGCCACAAAGAAACCCATCGTAGCACGAGTATCCGTAGCTAAGACTATGCCATCACTACATACAATACCTATAGTCGTGGTACCTTTTAGAATGTTTGAATATTTCTCTGGTAAGGAATGCATGATAAGTAAAGACCTCCCAATAAAGTTTTTATGGACACAGAGGGCTCTATCTGTGGAGGACTTAGCTATTGCTATTTGACTGTGCTTGATGCCTTAAAAATGTTTCGAGAGGTCTCTTTTGGGAGATAAAAAAATTATAACAATTATTGGACCTAAACAAGCAAGAGCCGGTTTTAAATTTCTTTATCAAGGGTTCTCAAGCACATGTAAAGTATGTAAATATCATAATGCTTGTTTAGATAATCTCGAAGAGGGTAGGACGTATTCTATTAAGAAAGTCAAAAATAAAAAATTGCCTTGTGAATTACATGGAGGGCAAGGTAAGGTAGTAGAAGTTGTTGAGGGTCCAATTGAAGCTGTAATTGAGAAACATATAGCAATACAGGATGCTTTGATAAACTTTAACTCATTAGAATGTGACACTTTAGAATGCAAGAATAGAATTAAGTGTAATCCATTAGGTCTTTTTGATGGGGATAAATGTAAAGTAATCAAAATAATGGACGATCTTGATTGCCCTAATGGTTTTGAGATTTCCTCGGTTCTTCTTCAGAGGCGGCTTTAGCAGGTTTAGTTTCTTTAGAAGGTTCTTGTTTACCTTTTTGGGTGGTTTTGGCTTTTTCTGGTTTTTCTTCAGTTTTTGTCTTTTCTGTTTTAGGTCTTTCAAAGCTCTCAATGAACATTACTTTTGAAATGTTTGGTAAATATTTTGTAATTTCTGTAGATAGTGCTCTTTTCATGTATTGTATGCCTTCTATATAAAATGCTTCAACAGGGATCTCAACCCCAAGAATGCTTCCCTTAATATCCACTAAAAAATTTTCTTTTTTCACCGATGGAATATGTTTGCGAATTATGGCTCTTATTTTTTCATCGTCTGTGTTAATTAACTTTTCAGGTTTAATATCATAGATAAGAGTCTTGCCAGCCAACGGATGGTTAAAATCTACCTGGACCCTACCTGCACCAACAGACCTCACATAGGCAGTCTTTTTATCTATCGTAACAGGCATTCCTGGAATTGGATCGATGCCATCTTTTCTAAACTTTCTTAATGGAATGAGTCTAATCTTTGATGGATCTCTTACACCATATGCTTTATCTGGAGAGATTTCAATCGTTTTTTGTTTTCCTATTTCTAAACCCTTTAACCCTTCATCAAGCCCTTCTACAAGCCATCTTTCGCCTACCACAGCGAATAAGGGTTCATAAGACGCGTTTTTATCTTTATCTAAAGAATTTTTTTCTGCGACTTCTTTGATTGTTGTATCAATAACTTCATTATTCTCTTTGACCTTACAAGTGTAATCGAATAATAGAAAATCTCCTTTTTTAATAGACATTCTTGATCCTCCCTGACCTTATTTTAGCAACTAAATTAATTAATGGAACTCGTAATAACTTTTACTATATTATTAGGTCCATATGTAGCTATCTTTGAGAGCTTGATATATGATTGATTTAGATAAATTAAGAATTTTTCAAGATAAACTCTCAAAAAAAGTAATGATCAAGGATTCCTTCAAGAGGCCCATAAAATTGGTTTCAGGAATCGATGTGGCTTACTTAAATGAACAGGCAATAATATCTATAGCGGTATTTAATTATCAAAATAAAGAATTTGTTGACAATATAATTTCAATTGAGGATGTTTCTTTTCCATATATTCCCGGATTTTTTGGATTTAGGGAAGGAACTATTATAATAAAGACCATAAAAAAATTGAACCTCGAGTCAGACATTATCATGGTTAATGCACATGGAATAGCGCATCCAAGAAAGTATGGATGTGCATCCCATATAGGCTTGATTATAAAAAGAGCCACCATAGGAGTGGTTAACAATATTTTATATGGAAACTACAAAAAAAAGCCGCTAAATATCGGAGATTGGGTTCCACTTGAAAATGAAAATCAAATTATAGGCGCGGTCTTAAAATCTAAACAGGGATGTAAACCTATAATCGTATCACCAGGCCATTTAATTACTCTAGAGAGCGCCTTAGCAATAGTAAAAAAATTCTTAAAAGGCCATAAATTTCCAGAACCTTTGCATATTGCCCACGTAATTGCTAAGCAAAAAAGAAGGGAGATCCTAGAGTCTAGGCTCTAGTTGACTTTTTTGGTTTATTAGGCATACTATTTTCGAATTCTTTTATAGTTCTCTCCAATGAGATCCTTCTAGTATCAGTAGCTATATCTCCTCTGGTTGATTCAACAATCCTTCTAGTGTTATCAAGTTTCCTTCTAAAACCAGGAATTATTGATGTATGATTTATGGAAAAAGCATCCTCATATATCCTCTGCATTAGGTTAAATATCTCAGTTGCTTTTACCAGATCTCCTTTAATCAGATAAACTAAACAAATTCTTCGAAGTTCGCCTACAAAGTCAAGTAAACCCAAAAGATACGGAATTGGTTCTACTTTTGATTCTTTTATAGATAGTAATTTCTCTTTTGTAATTAGATAATATAACAACATAGCCTCAGCATACTCTTGATAAGCGGTAAGAACATTTCCACCATATTCAAGTTCTTGATTAGAAGAAAAGTTTTTTTCCATCTGTTTTATATCGCGCTCAATAATTTTCAAGTTATTCGTAGCTTTCTTAAACTCTCCTCTATGTATCTCTATAATAGTCAGTGAGCATTTTCTGATTATGGTCCTTGAAATCTTCAATACCTTCTCTCTAGCATCGTCTTTTTTTGTAAGCATCCCTTCAATGAGCTTCTTATCGTTTTCAGAAATCATGATAATTCAACCGGAGATCGATATTTTTAAAATTTTTACTTATTTTATGATATTTGAATTGGTTTCTCCATTTCCGATAAAAGAACTACGCGGCTATCCACTGATTCATCAATAATATTATAACCCGTTATTTCAGATAATTCTTTTCCAAATCTTCGAATTTCTGAGTGATTAGCCATATTTTGAAAGTTCAATCTTCTTCTTGAGTAACCAATATACATGTAGGCTTTAACTTCTATGTAAGTTGGTGAAGCTCTTCGAATTATCTTAGAATATTCTTCGACCTCTTTCATGTTCAATCCTTCTACAGAGGTTATTCGTATAGCTGTCGGACAATTGAAAGAATCAATTAATGATAATGAGCTCATTAATCTTTCCCAAGCTTTGGAAATTCTAGGACGGCACAATCTCTTGAAAATATCTTCATTTGGAGCGCACAAGGAGATGTATATTTGCGAAGGAGTAGATGTAAGATTTTCTAAAACTTCTGGGCACATGCCATTTGTTACAAGAAAGCTAGAAAAGTCTCTTTTATTGAATTCAAATATCAGCTCATCTAGGTTAGGATAGATAGTCGGTTCTCCAGATAGACTTATGGCAACATGTTTTGGGTTTAATGCCTCATATAATTTCTTTGGCTCTATTTTACCATCTTTAACTTGTGCGTTATATCCTATCAACATTCTCTTCTGAGCGTCTATAGAACCCTCAACTATCTCTTCAGGTTCATCCCAAACTGATGATTTAAGTTCATTCCATTTTACACCAATTTCATCTGACTGAACCCGCCAACAAAACATGCATTGCATATTGCAAAAAGCTACTGCAGGAGTCATCTGCAAGCAACGATGCGATTGGATTCCATAAAATTTTGACTTATAGCAGCCACGATTATTGATAAGGCTCTGGTGCAACCATTTACACTTCTTTACACCTGAATGAGAGCCGACAAGCTGATATTTTTGTCTTTTCAGAGTGCTTAATATTACCTGAGGTAGTTCCTTATGCATCTATTTCCACATGAAAAAAATCGATACAATTGTATCTAAAGAATTACACTATGCTTGGATGAAGTAGTTTAAAAGAAGTTGTTTAAAATTTTGTAGATTCTTCCTTTATACCTTCCTTAGTGATTACTAAAACGTCAACACCGTCGCCACTTGCAGAATCTCTTGCCAGGGCTGCTTTCAAAGCTCTATTCACTATTTCTTTTCCTTCCTCTATTGAAATGCCATCCTTATATTCATTTTCCAGAACTCCAGTCGCAATTTCCGCCCCCGTCCCTACTGAAGCATGCTTGTCCTTAATTACGGATCCCATAAGATCCAATATGTATATGCTAGGGCCGTCTTCATCAACTCCACCGATTATTGTCTGTGTAATGTAGGGGACAAACCTTCTTTGAAACAGAAGATTCCCAATAACTTTTGCTGCTGTCTTTACTGAAGGATTTCGTTCTCGCTGATAAGAGTACAAAGTAGCATATACTGAAGCTTCACGCATTAGTACCTGCATATCTCCTACAAGACCTGCACATGCAGCCCCAATATTATCAGTTATTTTGAATACCTTCTTAGCAGATTTGCTCATTACAAAGGATCCGTATGACAGCCTTCTTTCAGATGCTAAAATAACACCATCCTTACATACTACACCTATAGTTGTTGCACCTGGCAACATTTGAAATTGTGACATTGATCATCAAGTTTGAGATTTAATTAATTAGCTTAAAAACTCTAAAGGTTTTGTTCTAATAATTTGACGATAATAATATAAACTTTATGAAGTTCTTAAAAATCAAAGTTATGTTTAAGAAAATAATTATTAATCCAAGGTTTGCGCTGCAAGTTTAATTTTAATACTTGCTAAGTAAATTTAATTATTCCACATTCATTCGAAGTGCAAGGTTAATGTCTGATAAATCGAAATTGGCACTAGTGATTCAGATAGTCCTAGGATTATTATTAATTGCAGCGATAGTATGGTACATAGGATTACATGATATAAGTCAAGTAATTTTTGGTATAAATGGAATTTTTCTGATTTATGCTTCAATTGCTTATTTTATTGTGAACCTTTTATTTTCCATAAGATTAAAACACGTAGTTAAAGCCTCAAGATACAAGGTAAGCTTGAGGAAGGTATTGCCAATCCAATATGGGGGAATGTTAGCAAGTGATTTCACTCCTGCTAGATCAGGATATTTCGTTGTCCCAGTGATGTTAACTTCTGAAAATGTACCAGTAACTGTTGGATTATCCTCAATACTTGGAATACAATCTATCGAGTTCCTAATTAAAATGATTGGTGGAATACTAGCGATTGTATTTCTTATCTCAATGGTAAACCTTAGCATGGATCTCTTCGTGCTTTCAGCTATAGGTGTTACTCTAATGTTTATTGGAGCAGTAATAATTTTCCTTGTTATGTGGTGGAAGAATGCGGTAGATCTTATAAAATTTTTTAAGAGGTTTCCTGTCATTAATAGAATTGTCGGATTCATAACTCCAAAAATACTAAAGTTTCAGAAAGAAGCGCGAAATATTCGAAGCGTGATCATGCCGATACTATTACTTACAATATTATCTTGGATTTTTAAAGGCTTAGAATGGTACTTTATAGGATTATCTTTGAATATTGATCAAATATCCTTTTTAGGTTTCTTTCTTCTTCATCCATTAATTACAGCATTAAGCTTTGTACCGATAACACCGTCGGGAATAGGCTTCCAAGAAGGCGCAACTGTTGGTGTTCTGTATCTTCTAGGCGTCAGTCCTGAGGTAGGTATAGTATTTGCACTTTTAGCCAGATTCCTATTGATCATACAAGATGTTGTAGGTATACCTTCTCTAAGTCGAGCTGGGGTAAAAATCTTTGATTTTATCTCTAGTGGGAAAACTGATTAATATTTGATTTTAATGCTTGAGAAAAAAGGGATTTATCATTGAAATTGATAAGTGATTTCGACTGTTGATAGGATCTCTAACTCACCTGGTGTTATAGGAGTGACAGCAGCTTGAGCCTCATAAATCCTTGTAATTGGCTCATATGAAGGAATGAGATTAACCTCCAATGGTCCTATCAATTGCACACCCATGCTCTTACTGATTGTTTCTGCTCTAAGATTAGCATTTTGAACCGCAGCATCCATAGCTTGTTCTCTATAACTTTCCATACGATCTTCAGAGAGGCTGAACTCGATAAAGCTTATTTCGTTCGCGCCTGCCGCAACTGCCAAATCAATGACTCTTCCCGCGTCGCTGATATCACCTAGTTTCACCTGCATCTTATTTTCTGCAACATATCCTATGATTATGTTTGTGCCATCTTCATATCTGATTACTGGCTCAAGCCTATAGCTGATTGTCTTAATATTATCTTCTGAGATGTCATCATTCATCAATGCCTCAATCACATTATTCATCTTCTCAGCATTTCTCTGTTGAGCATTTTGAGCGTCCTCGGAGCGCGTTTCAACTCCGATAGTCAACACCGCAATATCTGGTGATGCATAAACTCTTCCAGTACCTGTGACTTTAATTACATTCAAATTACTTGAACCGTCTTGAGATGAAACATAGATAGGCGCAGACTTTTGCTGACTAGTGGTTTCCGCTCTATAAACAAGAATTACATTAGTAGCGATTAAAGCCAATATTGCTAATGCAACAACTCTGTAGAATAATTTATCATTACTCAATTTTATCTCCTCAATTAATTTAATGCTAATAATTATACTTTTTAATAAACAGCACGTTGATCAAATATAATTATTACAGCAAATAATCTGGAATATACGCATTTTTTCAACTAAGCACGAACGTTAATGATTATTCTATGATTATTTTCTTAGATCCAGGCTTAAAGTTGACCTTAACTTTGATTGATGATTCCAATGAAAAAGGGAAAGCAGTATCTTCTACGAGAGCTTTGGGTAAATAAATAAAGTATTTATCATCTTTTCTTCTGAATATGCTTCCTTTACCTTGAGATACCAATTATTAACACCTAGTTCTATTCAATTCCATAACATCGTTATAAAGGTATCGGATAATTTCTGATTATCATGATGCAATATTAATTTTCACGCGCGCGTACCAATTTTAGCTTTTTATCTTCCTGTTAGACAATTCTGTATATAAAAGAATTCTTAGAAAGATGAGAAAAGAGCGAAAGAATTGTATGCTTAGAGAAGAGAAGTCGCTTCTTTCATGGAGCGGGGGTAAAGATAGTGCTCTTGCACTAAATAGAATTAAAAATGATGAAAACTACAGACTCGTTGCTTTTTTGACTAGTTTGACTGAAGATTACAACAGAATAAGCATGCATGGTATCAGACAGGTATTGCTTGAAAGACAGGTAGAGTCTTTAGGTTTACCCTTGGAAAGCGTATACATCTCAAAAAATTCATCAAATGCAGAATACGAGTCCAAGATGAGATCAGTACTAAATAAATTCATCAAGAATGGGGTTACTTCTGTGGTTTTTGGAGATGTTCACTTAGAAGATGTGAGAAAGTATCGTGAAGAAAATCTTTCAAGAATCGGTATGAAAGCTGTTTTCCCATTATGGGGATCTGATACCTCTGATTTAGCAACAGAATTTATAGATTTAGGCTTTAAGGCAATCATCACTTGTATCGATTCAAAATTTTTAGATAAAAAATTAGTTGGGAGAGAATTCGATAAAGCTTTCCTATCAGAATTACCAACAAACGTCGATCCTTGCGGTGAAAAAGGCGAGTTTCATTCTTTTGTATATGCCGGACCAA
This window encodes:
- the twy1 gene encoding 4-demethylwyosine synthase TYW1, translating into MHKELPQVILSTLKRQKYQLVGSHSGVKKCKWLHQSLINNRGCYKSKFYGIQSHRCLQMTPAVAFCNMQCMFCWRVQSDEIGVKWNELKSSVWDEPEEIVEGSIDAQKRMLIGYNAQVKDGKIEPKKLYEALNPKHVAISLSGEPTIYPNLDELIFEFNKRDFSSFLVTNGMCPEVLENLTSTPSQIYISLCAPNEDIFKRLCRPRISKAWERLMSSLSLIDSFNCPTAIRITSVEGLNMKEVEEYSKIIRRASPTYIEVKAYMYIGYSRRRLNFQNMANHSEIRRFGKELSEITGYNIIDESVDSRVVLLSEMEKPIQIS
- a CDS encoding flippase-like domain-containing protein; this encodes MSDKSKLALVIQIVLGLLLIAAIVWYIGLHDISQVIFGINGIFLIYASIAYFIVNLLFSIRLKHVVKASRYKVSLRKVLPIQYGGMLASDFTPARSGYFVVPVMLTSENVPVTVGLSSILGIQSIEFLIKMIGGILAIVFLISMVNLSMDLFVLSAIGVTLMFIGAVIIFLVMWWKNAVDLIKFFKRFPVINRIVGFITPKILKFQKEARNIRSVIMPILLLTILSWIFKGLEWYFIGLSLNIDQISFLGFFLLHPLITALSFVPITPSGIGFQEGATVGVLYLLGVSPEVGIVFALLARFLLIIQDVVGIPSLSRAGVKIFDFISSGKTD
- a CDS encoding SIMPL domain-containing protein (The SIMPL domain is named for its presence in mouse protein SIMPL (signalling molecule that associates with mouse pelle-like kinase). Bacterial member BP26, from Brucella, was shown to assemble into a channel-like structure, while YggE from E. coli has been associated with resistance to oxidative stress.), with translation MSNDKLFYRVVALAILALIATNVILVYRAETTSQQKSAPIYVSSQDGSSNLNVIKVTGTGRVYASPDIAVLTIGVETRSEDAQNAQQRNAEKMNNVIEALMNDDISEDNIKTISYRLEPVIRYEDGTNIIIGYVAENKMQVKLGDISDAGRVIDLAVAAGANEISFIEFSLSEDRMESYREQAMDAAVQNANLRAETISKSMGVQLIGPLEVNLIPSYEPITRIYEAQAAVTPITPGELEILSTVEITYQFQ
- the psmB gene encoding archaeal proteasome endopeptidase complex subunit beta yields the protein MSQFQMLPGATTIGVVCKDGVILASERRLSYGSFVMSKSAKKVFKITDNIGAACAGLVGDMQVLMREASVYATLYSYQRERNPSVKTAAKVIGNLLFQRRFVPYITQTIIGGVDEDGPSIYILDLMGSVIKDKHASVGTGAEIATGVLENEYKDGISIEEGKEIVNRALKAALARDSASGDGVDVLVITKEGIKEESTKF
- the psmB gene encoding archaeal proteasome endopeptidase complex subunit beta, with product MHSLPEKYSNILKGTTTIGIVCSDGIVLATDTRATMGFFVAHKRAKKVFSIDKHLAMTIAGGVADAQAMVDILKANAQLYRYENDEPMPVPSAARLLGNILFSSRLAPFILQAIVAGVDESGSRIFTLDPLGSVTEEKFVSTGSGSPIAYGVLESQLKEKMEVKETLPIIVKAINSAIKRDAATGDSFDIVTVTKEGYRELNEDEKKALQSGD
- a CDS encoding peptidylprolyl isomerase; protein product: MSIKKGDFLLFDYTCKVKENNEVIDTTIKEVAEKNSLDKDKNASYEPLFAVVGERWLVEGLDEGLKGLEIGKQKTIEISPDKAYGVRDPSKIRLIPLRKFRKDGIDPIPGMPVTIDKKTAYVRSVGAGRVQVDFNHPLAGKTLIYDIKPEKLINTDDEKIRAIIRKHIPSVKKENFLVDIKGSILGVEIPVEAFYIEGIQYMKRALSTEITKYLPNISKVMFIESFERPKTEKTKTEEKPEKAKTTQKGKQEPSKETKPAKAASEEEPRKSQNH
- a CDS encoding beta-CASP ribonuclease aCPSF1, with product MAKSIINSSHTKIRTCIIENMPKEAEITRIEYEGPRVAIYVKNVTLLLEQSYIVTDIVNLLHKRIVIRSDPSIRLPEKEAEVTIRKLLPKEAEITSIYFDPTVGETIIETKKPGIAIGKEGTVLQEIIRETRWRPLILRAQIPPSKITASMRHIIYSENEERSRILRDVGERIFRPTVHRTSNVRLTTLGSFHEVGRSCLLIKTNESNILLDCGINPGSQEPSRAFPGLDNEEFNLEKLDAVVITHAHLDHCGLTPILYKYGYDGPVYCSEPTAVLMTLLQLDYLDVASREGKYAPYDQKHVRDQVMHIVPVKHGSVTDVAPEIKLTLNNAGHILGSSMVHLHIGEGLHNVVYTGDFKFGATKLLSPASTSFPRVETLIIESTYGGEGDIMPRRDQVDRQFSEIINSTLKKGGKVLIPVPAVGRAQEIMIVLNDHMKSKRIMETPLYLDGMISEATSIHTGYPDHLSRDIKNMILHHDVNPFLSDYFVNVKHPSEREEIISGPPSIILATSGMLEGGPSLEYLKRLANDEKNTMIFVSYQIEGTLGSRIRNGLKEVSMVNEKGRVEAVKVKMRIEPVEGFSGHSDRNQILDFIRRVNPKPSRIIIDHGERKKCDSLASNISNTLRLKAIAPENLETIRLK
- a CDS encoding UPF0179 family protein, coding for MGDKKIITIIGPKQARAGFKFLYQGFSSTCKVCKYHNACLDNLEEGRTYSIKKVKNKKLPCELHGGQGKVVEVVEGPIEAVIEKHIAIQDALINFNSLECDTLECKNRIKCNPLGLFDGDKCKVIKIMDDLDCPNGFEISSVLLQRRL
- a CDS encoding diphthine--ammonia ligase; amino-acid sequence: MRKERKNCMLREEKSLLSWSGGKDSALALNRIKNDENYRLVAFLTSLTEDYNRISMHGIRQVLLERQVESLGLPLESVYISKNSSNAEYESKMRSVLNKFIKNGVTSVVFGDVHLEDVRKYREENLSRIGMKAVFPLWGSDTSDLATEFIDLGFKAIITCIDSKFLDKKLVGREFDKAFLSELPTNVDPCGEKGEFHSFVYAGPIFKKEISFKKGRIVRRNDRFFFCDLIST
- a CDS encoding endonuclease V, translating into MIDLDKLRIFQDKLSKKVMIKDSFKRPIKLVSGIDVAYLNEQAIISIAVFNYQNKEFVDNIISIEDVSFPYIPGFFGFREGTIIIKTIKKLNLESDIIMVNAHGIAHPRKYGCASHIGLIIKRATIGVVNNILYGNYKKKPLNIGDWVPLENENQIIGAVLKSKQGCKPIIVSPGHLITLESALAIVKKFLKGHKFPEPLHIAHVIAKQKRREILESRL